A segment of the Streptomyces sp. NBC_01235 genome:
TGCGCAGGGCGCAACACAGGCGAGGAGACATTCGTAAATCCTTCGCCTGAAACACACTCCTAACCTTGGGTGCCGCCAGTACGCCGACGGCACCCAAGACCCTTGATCCCCAATGGTGGATGGGCGGCCGGCTCGGGTATTCTCTTGTTCGGCCGCGCAGGAGAAATGCGCTGATGCATCAAGGAGAAGTAATGGAATCTGCAACCCGTCGCGTCGGGTGCTTGCTACATTTGAGCGCTGGCGGGATTGCGGCAGGGGCGACGGTCTGGGTGGTCGCCAATATCTGGCGTTCTTGCGACGTCGGAAATGGTTCTGCCAACGGAGCGGTTCTGCTCTTCTGCTTTCTGATGACATGGGGCGTCCTCTCTTCGATATGGGGCTCTATTTTCAAAGTGCTTGGCGGCAAGAGCATCGCATGGGCTTATGGTGTTGCGATCTGTGCAACCGTGGGAATTTCCTGGGGGCTGATCGCCTGGATCGGCATCCTTGATTCATACCCGGCACCAGTCTGCCCGGGAAATGTCCCCCCGTGGTGGCCTGATTTTGTTCCCGTATAACGTCCAGCGCGGATCAGAGCCCGGGAGAATTACAGCAGGGTGGGCCACCGGTCGGTGCCGGCCGGCGCATCGGGGAACAGCCGCACGAGCACCCGGTCGCACAGCCCGGCATCCGGCTCCTCCCACCCGATCCCGAGCCCCTCGGCGACGTCGTACATGTGCACCAGCGTCTCGACGACGCCCATGGCGGCGAAGCCCTCGGCGTCGGAGAGCCCGAAGCCGTGATGCGACCTGACGGTCGCCGGGGTCACCCGCACCATGGCCGCCAGCAACCCCCCACAGGCATCCAGCACCTGCACCAGTCCGGCCGGACCCGCGCCACGGTCCGCGAAGATGACATTCGCCGGCGCACCGGACCTCTCCGCCCGCCACACGAAGGGCACCTCGGTGTCCAACTGCGGCTTCTCGGGCCCGAGTTGAGCGGCATAGGCGAACAGATCATCGGCCAGATGCTCGACGGTCTCCCAACAACTCCACTCCAGGGAACCGGCGTCGGCGTCCCAGTCGGCCGCCGTCCCCACGCTCCGAAGCGCGGCGGCGGCCAGACGGACGGCGTACAGCACATCATCGGCGGTTACGGGACCGGGGCCGGACGACCGGTTCGCTTCAGGCATGGCGGGACCGTATCAACGATCACCGGACAGGAACCGCGGCCTTTTCAACCGGGTGAGTACACCTACTCATGCGCAGCTCACCACCCCCGCCTAGCTTGTCCGGGTGCCCGAGAACCCCGAACCCCCAGCCGCCGAACCCGGCATACGCGGATGGTGCTGCTGCCTGCTCCCCGCCGCCCTGACCCTCGCCTGGCTCTTCGCAGCCCGCTTCCTGCCGGAGCGCGTGGCCTGGTACCCGTTCTGGCTCGCGGCCGTCGTCTGGAACGGCAGGGACGGACAGGGCGGCATCAGCCACGTACTGGGCTAGGAGCGGGCTAGGAGTTGCCCCACGCGCGTACAAGTCGGTGGCAGGCCGAACGACGGTAGGGGACGATCGCGAGGACATGGTCCATCTCGCGCCGCAACCCCCGAGGACGCATGTGTCACTCGCTCTTGAAGACCGCTTGGCCATCACCGAACTGGTCTCGTTGCATGGTCACCTCGTCGATGACGGCAGCCTCGACCGGTTCGAGGAGCTGTTCACCACCGATGTCGTCTACGACCTCACCGACTTCGGCCAGGAGCCTCTGCTCGGGGTGGCGGCCATCCGGGAAGCCGCATTGGCGCTGGGAGCCGCCAACCCCGTCGCTCATCACGTCACCAACGTCGTCGTGACGGCGTCTGCCGACGGCCGGGTGCAGGTCCGCTCCAAGGGCCTGGGCATCAAGGCGGACGGCTCCTGCGGTTCCGTCTCCTACGACGACATTGTCGTGCGCACCTCTGACGGCTGGCGGATCAGCCATCGCAAGATATCGCCGCGCCGCACCCCCCTGAACGGGATGACGAGTTCCGGCTGATCGCTTCACGCCTCGAAGCCGTACTCCAGCACGTACGCCGACGAGTCCAACACCATCTCGTTCACCTCGACGGCAGCGCCTTCGGCGTCGAAAGCCGTACGTGCGACCAGCATCACGGGCACGCCGGAAGGCAACGCCAGTTGCTCGGCCTCGTCCGCGCTGGGCATACGGGAGCGGATCTCCTCACGGAAGCGGACGGGCTTGCGGCCCAGTTCCGCAAGCCGGGCGTAGAGGCCGCCGGGTCCCGTGTCGGGCTGGGTGATCGGCGTGCCGAAGACGAGGGCGGCGGGCAGATAGGACGTGGCGAGCAACACGGGTTTGCCGTCGAGGGTGTACCGGCGCCGACGGACGCAGACCTTCTCGCCTTCCCCCTCGGCCAGGTCGAGGACCCCTGCGATCACCTCGGGGGCGCCCTCCTCGCTCACCTCGACCGAGTCGACGAGGAGCTCACGGCCAGCGGCATCGGCCTCCCAGACGGATCGCCCCTCTCCCCACTGCGCGTGGGCGAGCCGCTCGATGCCCCGCCGCCGGATCGGCTTGAAGTCCCGGACGAACACCCCGGCACCCTTGCGCGCCTCGACGATCCCCTCCGCCTGCAGAACCCCGAGCGCCTGCCGGGCCGTCATACGGGCCACGCCGTGCGCCGCCATGAGGTCGTTCTCGCCGGGGAGCCGCTCACCGGGCCCGTACTCGCCCGCCTCAATGGCCGCCCGCAGTTCCGCGGCAATGCGCTGGTACTTGGGCTGACGTCCCGCGTCCCGGCTGCTCATCCAGGTCTCTCCTCTGATCATCTCTAGACATCCTAGGCACCAAGGGTCACGCCCTACAGCCTGACGACGACACCATCCGAGCACTTTCGCGCGCATCTCTAGAGATGACTGGCGGAGACAGTGAAGCGGGTGCTTCACTGGACACATCTCTAGAGATGTACGGATCTCATCTCGCTGACTGCCCGGAGGTCGACGCCATGTCAGCCCACGCCGCGCCACCGCACTCCTCAAGCTCCGACATGTCAGAGGCGCAATGGCGGTTACCGCACGGCCCTCGCAGCCCGAAGCGCGCCCGGGACCTTCTGCGCAGTCAACTCGCGGAGTGGAAGATCGACGGCGAAGTGGCCTTCACGGCTGAGCTGTTGCTCTCGGAACTGGTCACCAACGCACTCCTGCACGCACGGATGCCAGCGGGACGCGAGATCGGCGTGCGCGTCGCCCGGTACGACGAACACCTGCGCGTGGAGGTCGCCGACGCCAACAACAGCCGGCCGGAGTTGAGAACAGCCACCGCCACGGACGAGCACGGGCGAGGTCTTGCTCTCGTCGACGCCCTCGCACAGCGATGGGGATGCTGCCCCCGCCGACACGGCATCGGCAAGGCGACCTGGGCCGAACTGCCTCTACTCCCAGGAGGCATCGCAAGTGCGCGCACCACCAGCGCGACCGACGGTACTGTCGGAATCGCCACGCAAAGTACTGGTCAGCCCAGGTGCGTAGGCGCGAACATCCGTAGTACCGCCGGAAGTACGAGCACCGACGGGCCGGGCTCGGACAGGGCCTTCGTCAGGTCCGTTTCCAAGGTTTCCGGAGACGTCCGGACGCCCGGTACCCCGAACGACTCCGCCAACGCCACGTAATCCGGGCGGGTGAGCTCCGTCGCCGTTGGCTCGCCGAAGGCGTCCGTCATGTATTCGCGGAGGATGCCGTAGCCGCCGTCGTCGATGATCAGCCAGGTGACGTCGAGGGCGTACTGCTTCGCCGTCGCCAGTTCGGCGATCGAGTAGAGGGCGCCACCGTCGCCCGAGACCGCCAGGACCGGGCGGGTCGGGTCGGCCGCCGCCGCGCCCAGGGCCGCCGGGAAGCCGTAGCCGAGGCCGCCGGCGCCCTGGGCGGAGTGCATGTGGTTGGGGCCCTTGGCGTCGAAGGCCGACCAGGCCCAGTAGGCCAGGATCGTCATGTCCCAGAAGGACGGGGAGTCGGCGGGCAGCGCCTTGCGGACGGACGCCAACACGTCCTGTTCCAGGGTGAGTTCCTGGGACGCGATCCGCTCGGCGACCCTCGCGAGCAGCTCTCGCACCCGCTCCGGAGCGGACGCGTCGGAACGCTCCACCACCGTCTCCAGAAGTGCCTGGAGCGCGAGGCGGGCGTCCGCGTGGATGCCCAGCCCCGGGTGGTTGGACTCCAGTTTGCCGAGGTCCGCCTCGATCTGGATGACCCTGCCGCGCGGTTTGAACGTGTGGTAGTTCGAGGAGAGTTCGCCGAGGCCCGAGCCGACCACCAGCAGGACGTCCGCGTCCTCCAGGAAGTCCGTGGTGTGCCGGTCCTCGATCCAGGACTGGAGGGACAGTGGGTGCTTCCAGGGGAAGGCGCCCTTGCCGCCGGGGGTCGTGACAACCGGTGCCTGGAGTCGCTCCGCCAACTGCTTCAGCTTGCGTGACGCGTCCGACCTCACCACTCCCCCGCCCGCGATGATCGCCGGGCGGGCGGCCGTGGACAGCAAGTGGGCTGCCAGCGCCGTCAGTTCGGGGCGCGGAACCAGTTCCTCCGGGGTCGCGTCCGGCGCCGTCACCACGGGCAGTGCCGTCTCCGCCAGCAGTACGTCCTGCGGGATCTCCACCCACACCGGGCCGTGCGGAGCCGTCAGCGCCGACTTCCAGGCCTCCGCGATCGCCGAGGGGATCTGGGACTGGGTGCGGACCTGGTGGACCGACTTCACCACGCCCCGGAACGAGGCCGCCTGGTCGGGGAGTTCGTGCAGATAGCCGTGGCGGCCACCGCCCAGGCCCGCCGTCGGGATCTGGCTGCTGATCGCCAGCACGGGCGCGGAGGCGGAGGCCGCCTCCTGGAGGGCCGCCAGGGAGGTCAGCGCGCCCGGGCCCGTCGACAGCAGCAGCGGCGCCGCCTCGCCGGTGATCCTGCCGTACGCGTCCGCCGCGAAGCCCGCGTTGTTCTCCACCCGCAGGCCGATGTAGCGCAGCGAGGAGCGGCGCAGGGCGTCGAACATGCCGAGCGCGTGCTGGCCGGGCAGGCCGAAGACGGTCGTCGCGCCCAGCCCGGACAGCGTCTCCACGACCAGGTCTCCGCCGTTGCGGCCCGGAGGGGGATTCAGCGCCGCCTCCGTCTGGGCGGCCGTCGGGCGCAGTTCCAGGTCGTGGTCGTGGGTCACTTGCCCTCGTTCTCCTTACGCGCCTCTGCGATCTGGCGGGACATGATCGTGGTCAGTTCGTACGCCGTGTGGGACGCGGCCACCGACGTGATCTCCGCGTGATCGTACGCGGGGGCCACCTCCACGACGTCCGCCGAGACCAGGTTGCAGGACGCCAGGCCGCGCAGGATCTCGAGGAGTTCGCGCGACGTCATGCCGCCCGCCTCCGGCGTCCCCGTGCCGGGCGCGTGCGCCGGGTCGAGGCAGTCGATGTCGATGGAGATGTAGAGGGGGCGGTCGCCGATGCGCTGACGCAGCTGGTCGGCGACCTCGTCGGCGCCGCGGCGGTAGATGTCCGCCGACGTGACGATGCCGAAGCCCATCTTCTCGTCGTCGGTGAGGTCCTGCTTGCCGTAGAGCGGGCCGCGCGTGCCGACGTGGGAGAGGGCGGAGGTGTCGAGGATGCCCTCCTCGACCGCCCGGCGGAACGGCGTCCCGTGCGTGTACTCCGCGCCGAAGTACGTGTCCCAGGTGTCGAGGTGCGCGTCGAAGTGGAGCAGCGCCACCGGGCCGTGCTTCTTCGCCACCGAGCGCAGGAGAGGCAGCGCGATGGTGTGGTCGCCGCCCAGGGTCATCAGGCGCGCGCCCGTGCCCAGCAGGTCGTCCGCCGCCGCCTCGATGGTGTCGACGGCCTCGTTGATGTTGAACGGGTTCGCGGCGATGTCACCCGCGTCCGCCACCTGGGCGAGGGCGAAGGGGGAGGCGTCCTGCGCCGGGTTGTACGGGCGCAGCAGCCGGGACGCCTCGCGGATCGCGTTGCCGCCGAAGCGGGCGCCGGGCCGGTAGGAGACGCCCGAGTCGAACGGCACGCCCACCACGGCGACGTCGGCGCGGCCGACCTCGTCGAGGCGGGGCAGCCGGGCGAAGGTCGCGGGTCCGGCGTACCGCGGGATGCGGGAGGAGTCGACGGGGCCGCGGGGCGTCTCGTTGCCGCTCATGGTCAAATGCCTTCTTTCTTACGCTTCAGCGCGTATGTACTGCTTATCGTAGGGATGGTGGTGTCGGTCTCCGGGGTCGCCGGGGACGCCAGGGACGACGAGCACTGACCCTAGGCGGCAGGAAAGCGGCTGCGAACTGTACGTTTCGTCCATCCGCGAGCCATGGAGTGGAGAGAACGTACATCGAGTCGGAGCAGCCCGCCGTTCCCCGACCCCGCCCGTTCCCTTCGCCGCCCTGATGCCCTGCGGCCCTGCGGCCCGTAAGGCTGCGCGGCGCCGCCGGGGACGGACCTGGACGATCCGGACGTACGGATGGAGCCGTGGTTCGCCCTCGAACACCAGTGAGTGACGCGTGTCCCAGCGTCCGGAACAGCGAAGACGCGCACAGTCCGCTGCCCCACAATGGGAACCATGCCGATACCCGGGACGCCCAGCCGCGCCGAACTCGTCGACCACCTCGTCAGAACCCGTATCGCCGGGGACGTCGCCACTCCTCGCGAGAACAACCTCTCGCACTACCGCCAACTCGCGAACGGCGTCCGCAACTTCTGGCTCGGCCTGGAACTCGGCGACCGCTGGAGCGACGAGCAGGACGTGCTCGCGGTGATGGCGGAGCGGGTCGGCGTGAACGACGATCCCGAGTACCGCTACGGCCAGGACACCATCGACCCCGAGCTGACGGTCGACGGCCTGGACCGGCTGGCGGCCCGGCTGCGCAAGGCGGCCGAGGGGCGGCAGCGGGTCCTGCTCGCCACCGGCCACCCGGGCGGTCTGCTCGACGTGCACCGCGCCACGGCCGCCGCCCTGCGCGCGGCCGGCTGCGAGATCGTCGTCATCCCGGAGGGGCTGCAGACGGACGAGGGGTACGTCTGGCAGGTCGCGGACGTGGCGGTGCTCGAGCACGGGGCCACGCTGTGGCACACGCACTCGGGCGAGCCGATGAAGGCCATCCTGACGGCGCTGGAGCGCGAGGGGCGCCCGCTGCCCGACCTGGTCGTCGCCGACCACGGCTGGGCGGGCTACGCCGGCCGGCACGGCGTCGACTCCGTCGGTTACGCCGACTGCAACGACCCGGCGCTGTTCATCGGCGAGGCGGAGGGCACCGTCCAGGTGGCGGTCCCCCTGGACGACCACGTCGTCAGCCCGCGCCACTACGACCCGGTGGTCGCGTACCTGCTGGCGGAGGCGGGCCTGTAGTTCGGCGGGTCAGTCCCGCCGGGGGACGCGGACCACGCCCTCCTGGATCACCGACACGGCGAGGCGGCCGTCCTGGGTGTAGATGCGGGCCTGGCCGAGGCCCCGGCCGCCGTGCGCGGACGGCGACTCCTGGTCGTAGAGGAGCCATTCGTCGGCGCGGAACGGGCGGTGGAACCACATCGCGTGGTCCAGGGACGCGCCCACGACGTCGCCGACCGCCCAGCCGCCGCGGCCGTGCGCGAGGAGGATCGAGTCCAGGAGCGTCATGTCGGAGACGTAGGTGGCGAGGACGACGTGCAGGAGAGGGTCGTCGGCCAGCTTGCCGTTGGCGCGGAACCACACCTGGGAGTGCGGCTCGCGCGGTGCGCCGTACTGGCCGTACGGCGGCTCGTCGACGTAGCGCAGGTCGACGGCCTCGCGTGCCTCCAGGAACTTCTCGACGATCTCGGGGGCGAGGTGGTCGTAGCCGCGCAGCCGCTCCTCGGAGGTGGGGAGCGTGGCGGGGTCCGGGGCGGGCGGCATGGGGGCCTGGTGCTCGAAGCCCTCCTCGTACCGCTGGAAGGAGGCGGACAGCGCGAAGATCGGCTGTCCGTGCTGGACGGCCACGACGCGGCGCGCGGTGAAGGAACGGCCGTCGTTCATCCGGTCGACCGTGTAGACGATGGGCGCGCCCGGGTCGCCCGTGCGCAGGAAGTACGCGTGCAGGGAGTGGGCGAGACGGTCCTCGGGGACCGTCCGTCCGGCGGCGACCAGCGCCTGTGCCGCGACCTGCCCGCCGAAGACGCGGGGGACGACGGCGGACCTGGACCGGCCGCGGAAGATGTTCTCCTCGATCTGCTCGAGGTCGAGCAGATCGAGGAGATCCTGAAGTGCCTGGCTCATGGGAGACAGTTGTACCCGCCAGTCATTTCCTGGGGTTTCGGGGGCCTTACAGGCCCATGTCCTTGGCGATGATCGACTTCATGATCTCGCTGGTGCCGCCGTAGATGCGGTTGACGCGGTTGTCCGCGTACAGGCGGGCGATCGGGTACTCGTTCATGAAGCCGTAGCCGCCGTGCAGCTGGAGGCAGCGGTCGATGACGCGGTGCGCGACCTCGGTGCAGAACAGCTTGGCGCTGGCGGCCTCGGCCGGGGTCAGCTCACCGGCGTCCAGGGCCTCCGTGGCACGGTCGGCGACGGCCTCGGCGGCGTCCACCTCGGCCTGGCAGGCGGCGAGCTCGAACTTGGTGTTCTGGAAGGCGGCGACGGGCTGACCGAAGACGACGCGCTCCTGCACGTACTGCTTGGCGAACCGGACGGCGGCCTTGGCCTGCGCGTACGCGCCGTAGGCGATGCCCCAGCGCTCGGAGGCGAGGTTGTGGCCAAGGTAGTAGAAGCCCTTGTTCTCCTCGCCGAGGAGGTCCTCGACGGGCACCTTGACGTCGACGAACGCCAGCTCGGCGGTGTCGGAGGTCTTCAGGCCGAGCTTGTCCAGCTTGCGGCCGACCGAGTAGCCCTCGGCCTTGGTGTCCACCACGAAGAGGGAGATGCCGTGGCGGCGGTCCTCGGCGGTGGGCGCGGAGGTACGGGCGCAGACGATCATGCGGTCGGCGTGGACGCCACCGGTGATGAAGGTCTTGGAGCCGTTGAGGACGTAGTGCGTGCCGTCCTCGGAGAGCTTGGCGGTGCTCTTCATGCCCGCGAGGTCGGAGCCGGTGCCCGGCTCGGTCATCGCGATCGCCCACATCTCCTCGCCGGAGACGAACTTCGGCAGGAAGCGCTTCTTCTGCTCGTCGGTGGCGAGCAGCTTGATGTAAGGCAGACCGAGCAGCACGTGCACGCCGGAGCCACCGAAGGAGACGCCCGCGCGGGCGGTCTCCTCGTAGAGCACGGCCTCGAACTTGTAGGAGTCGATGCCGGCGCCGCCGTACTCCTCGTCGACGCGGATGCCGAAGACGCCCAGTTCGGCGAGCTTGTAGTAGAAGTCGCGCGGCGCCTGGCCGGCTGCGAACCACTCGTCGTAGACGGGGACGACCTCGGCCTCGATGAAGGCCCGGAGGGTCTCCCGGAACGCCTCGTGGTCCTCGTTGAACACCGTACGGCGCACTCTCCGCCACCTCCACGTACCTGCATCGCGTACTTCGACCTGTCCAAGCGCCACTTGTCTAAGCGCTTGCTCAGGCAACCGTACCGGCGAGTACAGAGGTCGTCCAGAGTGGGACCGGGGTAACGCTCGTCACGCCCCGGCGGCCGAGAACGCCCCCCTGGCCATCCGGTGCAGCAGCTGTGCCGTGACCCCGCGGCCCGGCAGGGAGCCCGGCCGGCCGAGGTGCGGCGTCGAGTTCAGCAGACCGAAGACGGAGTGGACCGCCGAGCGGGCCGTCGGTTCCGTCAGGACGGGATAGACCTCGCGGACGACCTCCACCCACAGTTCGACGTACTGCCGCTGGAGCTGTCGCACCAGCTTGCGGTCGCTGTCCCGGAGGCGGTCCAGCTCACGGTCGTGCAGGGTGATCAGAGGGCGGTCGTCGAGGGCGAAGTCGATGTGGCCCTCGATGAGCGAGTCGAGGACCGCCTCGGAGGGCACGCCGTCGGCCTCCTGGAGGCGCCGTTTCGCACCTGTCAGCAGCCGGCCACTGATGCCGACCAGCAGCTCGGCGAGCATCGCGTCCTTGCCCGGGAAGTGCCGGTACAACCCCGGACCGCTGATACCGACCGCGGCCCCTATCTCGTCCACCCCGACGCCGTGGAAGCCGCGCTCGGCGAACAGTCGCGCGGCCTCCTTGAGGATCTGCTCGCGGCGGGTGGGGGCGTCGGTTCTCGTGGCCATGAAGACAATTCTAGACAGGGAGGTTAGCGGTCGTTAACCTGGAGGAAATGGTTAACGCTCATTAACGGCCGATCACCGGTCTCACCGGGTGAGGGGAACCGCAGGATGGAGCAGGCACCGGAGCTGACGAGCGCGGAGGATCCCGCGTCGGAGGCCTGGCGGGCCAACGAGGAGGCGCACCGCGTCCTCGTCGAGGAACTGCGCGGCAAGCTCGCCGCGGCGCGGCTGGGCGGTGGGGAGAAGGCGCGGGCACGCCATACCGCGCGCGGGAAGCTGCTGCCCCGGGACCGGGTCGACACCCTCCTGGACCCCGGGTCGCCCTTCCTGGAGCTCGCGCCGCTGGCCGCCGACGGGATGTACGAGGGGCAGGCCCCGGCCGCCGGGGTCATCGCCGGGATCGGGCGGGTCGCCGGGCGCGCGTGCGTGATCGTCGCCAACGACGCCACCGTCAAGGGCGGGACGTACTACCCGATGACGGTGAAGAAGCACCTCCGGGCGCAGGAGGTGGCGCTGGAGAACCGCCTGCCCTGTCTGTACCTGGTCGACTCCGGCGGCGCCTTCCTGCCCATGCAGGACGAGGTGTTCCCGGACCGGGAGCACTTCGGGCGGATCTTCTACAACCAGGCCCGGATGTCCGGGGCCGGGATCCCGCAGATCGCGGCCGTGCTGGGGTCGTGCACGGCCGGCGGCGCCTACGTCCCGGCCATGAGCGACGAGGCCGTCATCGTCCGCGGCCAGGGGACGATCTTCCTGGGCGGGCCCCCGCTGGTGAAGGCCGCCACCGGTGAGGTCGTCACCGCGGAGGAACTGGGCGGCGGCGAGGTGCACGCGCGCGTGTCGGGCGTGACCGACCACCTCGCGGAGGACGACGCGCACGCGCTGCGGATCGTGCGGAACATCGTCTCCACGCTCCCCGCGCGCGGGCCCCTCCCCTGGGAGGTGCGGCCGTCCGTCGAGCCCAAGGTGGACCCCTACGGGCTATACGGCGCCGTGCCGGTCGACTCCCGCACCCCCTACGACGTACGGGAGGTCATCGCGCGCGTGGTCGACGGCTCCCGGTTCGCGGAGTTCAAGGCCGAGTTCGGGCAGACCCTGGTCACCGGCTTCGCCCGGATCCACGGCCACCCGGTGGGCATCGTCGCCAACAACGGCATCCTGTTCTCCGAGTCCGCCCAGAAGGGCGCCCACTTCATCGAGCTGTGCGACCAGCGCGGGATCCCGCTGGTGTTCCTGCAGAACATCTCCGGGTTCATGGTCGGCCGGGACTACGAGGCCGGGGGCATCGCCAAGCACGGCGCCAAGATGGTGACGGCCGTGGCGTGCACCCGCGTGCCGAAGCTGACGGTCGTGATCGGCGGGTCGTACGGCGCCGGGAACTACTCCATGTGCGGCCGGGCCTACTCGCCCCGC
Coding sequences within it:
- a CDS encoding nuclear transport factor 2 family protein, with amino-acid sequence MSLALEDRLAITELVSLHGHLVDDGSLDRFEELFTTDVVYDLTDFGQEPLLGVAAIREAALALGAANPVAHHVTNVVVTASADGRVQVRSKGLGIKADGSCGSVSYDDIVVRTSDGWRISHRKISPRRTPLNGMTSSG
- a CDS encoding GntR family transcriptional regulator, producing MSSRDAGRQPKYQRIAAELRAAIEAGEYGPGERLPGENDLMAAHGVARMTARQALGVLQAEGIVEARKGAGVFVRDFKPIRRRGIERLAHAQWGEGRSVWEADAAGRELLVDSVEVSEEGAPEVIAGVLDLAEGEGEKVCVRRRRYTLDGKPVLLATSYLPAALVFGTPITQPDTGPGGLYARLAELGRKPVRFREEIRSRMPSADEAEQLALPSGVPVMLVARTAFDAEGAAVEVNEMVLDSSAYVLEYGFEA
- a CDS encoding thiamine pyrophosphate-binding protein codes for the protein MTHDHDLELRPTAAQTEAALNPPPGRNGGDLVVETLSGLGATTVFGLPGQHALGMFDALRRSSLRYIGLRVENNAGFAADAYGRITGEAAPLLLSTGPGALTSLAALQEAASASAPVLAISSQIPTAGLGGGRHGYLHELPDQAASFRGVVKSVHQVRTQSQIPSAIAEAWKSALTAPHGPVWVEIPQDVLLAETALPVVTAPDATPEELVPRPELTALAAHLLSTAARPAIIAGGGVVRSDASRKLKQLAERLQAPVVTTPGGKGAFPWKHPLSLQSWIEDRHTTDFLEDADVLLVVGSGLGELSSNYHTFKPRGRVIQIEADLGKLESNHPGLGIHADARLALQALLETVVERSDASAPERVRELLARVAERIASQELTLEQDVLASVRKALPADSPSFWDMTILAYWAWSAFDAKGPNHMHSAQGAGGLGYGFPAALGAAAADPTRPVLAVSGDGGALYSIAELATAKQYALDVTWLIIDDGGYGILREYMTDAFGEPTATELTRPDYVALAESFGVPGVRTSPETLETDLTKALSEPGPSVLVLPAVLRMFAPTHLG
- the speB gene encoding agmatinase, which codes for MSGNETPRGPVDSSRIPRYAGPATFARLPRLDEVGRADVAVVGVPFDSGVSYRPGARFGGNAIREASRLLRPYNPAQDASPFALAQVADAGDIAANPFNINEAVDTIEAAADDLLGTGARLMTLGGDHTIALPLLRSVAKKHGPVALLHFDAHLDTWDTYFGAEYTHGTPFRRAVEEGILDTSALSHVGTRGPLYGKQDLTDDEKMGFGIVTSADIYRRGADEVADQLRQRIGDRPLYISIDIDCLDPAHAPGTGTPEAGGMTSRELLEILRGLASCNLVSADVVEVAPAYDHAEITSVAASHTAYELTTIMSRQIAEARKENEGK
- a CDS encoding phosphatase, translating into MPIPGTPSRAELVDHLVRTRIAGDVATPRENNLSHYRQLANGVRNFWLGLELGDRWSDEQDVLAVMAERVGVNDDPEYRYGQDTIDPELTVDGLDRLAARLRKAAEGRQRVLLATGHPGGLLDVHRATAAALRAAGCEIVVIPEGLQTDEGYVWQVADVAVLEHGATLWHTHSGEPMKAILTALEREGRPLPDLVVADHGWAGYAGRHGVDSVGYADCNDPALFIGEAEGTVQVAVPLDDHVVSPRHYDPVVAYLLAEAGL
- a CDS encoding acyl-CoA thioesterase gives rise to the protein MSQALQDLLDLLDLEQIEENIFRGRSRSAVVPRVFGGQVAAQALVAAGRTVPEDRLAHSLHAYFLRTGDPGAPIVYTVDRMNDGRSFTARRVVAVQHGQPIFALSASFQRYEEGFEHQAPMPPAPDPATLPTSEERLRGYDHLAPEIVEKFLEAREAVDLRYVDEPPYGQYGAPREPHSQVWFRANGKLADDPLLHVVLATYVSDMTLLDSILLAHGRGGWAVGDVVGASLDHAMWFHRPFRADEWLLYDQESPSAHGGRGLGQARIYTQDGRLAVSVIQEGVVRVPRRD
- a CDS encoding acyl-CoA dehydrogenase family protein, whose product is MRRTVFNEDHEAFRETLRAFIEAEVVPVYDEWFAAGQAPRDFYYKLAELGVFGIRVDEEYGGAGIDSYKFEAVLYEETARAGVSFGGSGVHVLLGLPYIKLLATDEQKKRFLPKFVSGEEMWAIAMTEPGTGSDLAGMKSTAKLSEDGTHYVLNGSKTFITGGVHADRMIVCARTSAPTAEDRRHGISLFVVDTKAEGYSVGRKLDKLGLKTSDTAELAFVDVKVPVEDLLGEENKGFYYLGHNLASERWGIAYGAYAQAKAAVRFAKQYVQERVVFGQPVAAFQNTKFELAACQAEVDAAEAVADRATEALDAGELTPAEAASAKLFCTEVAHRVIDRCLQLHGGYGFMNEYPIARLYADNRVNRIYGGTSEIMKSIIAKDMGL
- a CDS encoding SACE_7040 family transcriptional regulator, which codes for MATRTDAPTRREQILKEAARLFAERGFHGVGVDEIGAAVGISGPGLYRHFPGKDAMLAELLVGISGRLLTGAKRRLQEADGVPSEAVLDSLIEGHIDFALDDRPLITLHDRELDRLRDSDRKLVRQLQRQYVELWVEVVREVYPVLTEPTARSAVHSVFGLLNSTPHLGRPGSLPGRGVTAQLLHRMARGAFSAAGA
- a CDS encoding carboxyl transferase domain-containing protein, whose translation is MEQAPELTSAEDPASEAWRANEEAHRVLVEELRGKLAAARLGGGEKARARHTARGKLLPRDRVDTLLDPGSPFLELAPLAADGMYEGQAPAAGVIAGIGRVAGRACVIVANDATVKGGTYYPMTVKKHLRAQEVALENRLPCLYLVDSGGAFLPMQDEVFPDREHFGRIFYNQARMSGAGIPQIAAVLGSCTAGGAYVPAMSDEAVIVRGQGTIFLGGPPLVKAATGEVVTAEELGGGEVHARVSGVTDHLAEDDAHALRIVRNIVSTLPARGPLPWEVRPSVEPKVDPYGLYGAVPVDSRTPYDVREVIARVVDGSRFAEFKAEFGQTLVTGFARIHGHPVGIVANNGILFSESAQKGAHFIELCDQRGIPLVFLQNISGFMVGRDYEAGGIAKHGAKMVTAVACTRVPKLTVVIGGSYGAGNYSMCGRAYSPRFLWMWPGAKISVMGGEQAASVLATVKRDQLEARGESWPAEDEEAFKDPIRAQYDRQGNAYYATARLWDDGVIDPLETRQVLGLALTACANAPLGEPQFGVFRM